The Candida dubliniensis CD36 chromosome 2, complete sequence genome contains a region encoding:
- a CDS encoding pumilio-family RNA binding domain-containing protein (Similar to S. cerevisiae PUF6), whose protein sequence is MGNKVKGVKRSADKYNNKASKKAKLAEELPSPSSESEHSEDQIQESDAESSSEDDLDISEDEDELDDLDDEDVKGDKDEEDEGEGEDDNDEEEEEDQENGDNDHIDPNKKTSKEQHSEQKKILSERKLQRKAGIQVQKIKSLWEKLRVTKPAPTKAQRDRLCDEVWELSHDVISDLVMKHDASRVVQTLVKYSNKERRDIIVNSLKGSFYQLATSAYGKYLLIKLLHYGSKESRAIIVDELHGKLRKLMRHKEGAYVVEDLYVLYSTSEQRQQMIREFWGSQYAVFRDSGKGKTVLDITRESAEKKQLIMSNLYGTIKASVEKGSTGFQILHAAMKEYVTVLKDDIDANDSAIRDFIDLLGEQFAELVHTQEGSDVACNLIALANAKERKVIIRGLKTHSNELIKNEYGNIVLITLFMTVDDTVLIFKSFGTEIFTSELVPELIQDKFSRRPILYLLKGLDGKYFAPNVKNALLGYEELAYKKTSKKDKEQRKSELLERSIVPIYKALLDEESIVKLLQVNIAAQVITELILTSTKVEEVNKNLRPQLVDMIFQKTICGDVLEDYHLLNKAPFVSRLVKSLIQGNEFKFDNESKKLVKTGQAASPGIGSEFAERVADEINVEDWVSGQPAFVLVSAIEVLQLEKSPKAEKLKKAIKKLSLSDDDKGAKLLKNIV, encoded by the coding sequence ATGGGTAACAAAGTTAAGGGAGTGAAGCGTTCTGCGGACaaatacaacaataaaGCTTCCAAGAAGGCAAAGTTAGCTGAAGAACTTCCCTCACCTTCTTCTGAGAGCGAGCATTCAGAGGATCAAATCCAAGAAAGTGACGCAGAATCCAGTTCTGAGGACGATTTGGATATCAGTGaggatgaagatgaattagATGACTtggatgatgaagatgtgAAGGGAGATAAAGATGAAGAGGACGAGGGAGAGGGAGAGGACGATAATGAtgaggaagaggaagaggacCAAGAAAATGGAGATAATGACCACATTGatccaaacaaaaaaacatcGAAAGAACAACATTCAGAACagaaaaagatattaaGTGAACGTAAATTACAGAGGAAAGCAGGTATTCAAGTACAGAAAATCAAAAGCTTATGGGAAAAGTTGAGAGTCACCAAACCAGCTCCAACCAAAGCACAACGTGATAGATTATGTGACGAAGTCTGGGAATTGTCTCATGATGTAATCAGCGATCTTGTTATGAAACATGATGCTTCTCGTGTGGTTCAAACTTTAGTGAAGTATtcaaataaagaaagaagagaCATTATAGTGAATTCGTTGAAGGGTTCTTTTTACCAGTTGGCAACTTCTGCATATGGGAAgtatttgttgattaagCTTTTGCATTATGGATCGAAAGAATCTAGAGCTAtcattgttgatgaattacATGGTAAATTGCGTAAATTAATGAGACACAAAGAAGGTGCCTATGTTGTTGAAGATTTGTATGTGCTCTACTCCACTTCTGAACAAAGACAACAAATGATTAGAGAGTTTTGGGGATCGCAATATGCTGTTTTCAGAGACTCTGGTAAGGGGAAAACTGTTTTAGATATTACTAGAGAGCTGGCTGAAAAGAAGCAATTGATTATGAGTAATTTATATGGTACCATTAAGGCTTCAGTTGAGAAAGGTTCTACCggatttcaaattttacACGCAGCCATGAAGGAGTATGTTACTGTATTAAAAGATGACATTGACGCTAACGATTCTGCTATTCGTGACTTTATTGATTTGCTTGGTGAGCAATTCGCAGAGTTGGTCCATACCCAAGAAGGTTCTGATGTCGCTTGTAATTTAATTGCCCTTGCTAACGCTAAGGAGCGTAAAGTAATCATCAGAGGTTTGAAAACCCACAGCaatgaattgatcaaaaatGAATATGGTAATATTGTGTTAATCACCTTGTTCATGACTGTTGATGATActgttttaatttttaaatcatttggTACAGAAATATTTACTTCGGAATTAGTTCCTGAGTTAATTCAAGATAAATTTTCAAGAAGACCCATATTGTACTTGTTGAAAGGTTTAGATGGCAAGTATTTTGCTCCTAACGTAAAGAATGCATTATTGGGATATGAAGAATTGGCTTACAAAAAAACTTCTAAAAAGGACAAAGAGCAAAGAAAATCGGAACTTTTGGAAAGATCAATAGTACCAATTTACAAGGCATTATTGGATGAAGAGTCTATAGTCAAATTATTACAAGTAAACATTGCTGCTCAAGTAATAACTGAATTAATCCTCACATCAACCAAAGTCGAGGAagttaataaaaatttgagACCTCAGTTGGTCGAtatgatttttcaaaaaacaatttgtgGCGATGTGCTCGAAGATTACCATTTACTCAATAAAGCCCCATTTGTTTCAAGATTGGTGAAATCTTTAATTCAAGGAAACGAATTCAAATTCGACAATGAGTCTAAGAAGTTAGTGAAAACTGGTCAAGCTGCATCTCCTGGTATCGGTAGCGAGTTTGCAGAGAGGGTGGCTGATGAAATCAACGTCGAAGATTGGGTTTCTGGGCAACCAGCCTTTGTTCTTGTATCTGCTATAGAAGTCTTGCAATTGGAAAAATCCCCTAAAgctgaaaaattgaaaaaagctataaagaaattatctTTGTCTGACGACGACAAAGGAGCAaaacttttaaaaaatattgttta
- a CDS encoding conserved hypothetical protein (possible thioesterase family protein): protein MFRSLVRKTTPLLAFGVGIAAFPKDWRKGQFGDKKLLVINDSVLEQIRSSERYKQLVNDPNLKHYNSSHAFPDQHHKNYVNTGLLFGPDLMEIDPIVFLDEKKGELTSFYHLGDKLISQDGQIHNGIVSTILDEGLCSAGFPLLPSKKGVTASLSIDFKNQAPPQSTVVLHAKVKEAKGRKVVIEGYLETLPLNKSESPLLIAESKCVLVEPKWFKYFAWLQV from the coding sequence ATGTTCAGATCATTAGTCAGAAAAACAACACCCTTGCTTGCATTTGGAGTAGGAATAGCAGCATTTCCCAAAGATTGGAGAAAAGGTCAGTTTGGTGATAAAAAGTTGTTGGTCATCAATGATTCAGTTCTAGAGCAAATTCGGTCATCTGAGAGATACAAGCAATTGGTCAATGACCCTAATCTTAAACATTACAATTCAAGTCATGCTTTCCCAGATCAGCATCATAAAAATTACGTAAACACTGGACTTTTGTTTGGACCTGATTTGATGGAAATAGACCCGATAGTATTTCTTGATGAAAAGAAGGGGGAGTTGACCAGTTTTTATCATTTGGGGGATAAGCTTATTAGCCAAGATGGACAAATCCACAATGGAATCGTGTCCACAATTTTGGATGAAGGATTGTGTTCTGCAGGATTCCCATTATTGCCATCGAAGAAAGGCGTTACTGCCAGTTTACtgattgatttcaaaaaccAAGCACCACCACAAAGTACTGTAGTGCTACATGCAAAGGTAAAGGAGGCCAAGGGTAGAAAAGTTGTCATTGAAGGTTACTTGGAAACTTTGCCATTGAATAAATCAGAGTCACCATTGTTAATTGCTGAGTCCAAGTGTGTGCTTGTTGAACCAAAATGGTTCAAGTACTTTGCTTGGTTGCAAGTCTAG
- the WHS11 gene encoding white colony protein, putative (In C. albicans: cytoplasmic protein expressed specifically in white phase yeast-form cells; expression in opaque cells increases virulence and frequency of opaque-to-white switching; null mutant shows wild-type switching; similar to S. cerevisiae Hsp12p.) yields MSDLGRKDIGDKIESKLTPDSQKSTPEQFKDKVTDSLDSAAGKATSENDKSFVQKASDAIFGDSK; encoded by the coding sequence aTGTCCGACTTAGGTAGAAAAGATATTGGTGATAAAATCGAATCTAAATTGACTCCAGATTCTCAAAAATCCACTCCTGAACAATTCAAGGATAAGGTTACTGACTCCCTTGACAGTGCTGCTGGTAAAGCTACTTCTGAAAACGACAAGTCATTTGTCCAAAAAGCTTCTGACGCTATTTTTGGTGATTCCAAATAA
- a CDS encoding thymidylate synthase, putative (Similar to S. cerevisiae TMP1), producing MTVSPNIAEQAYLDLCKKIIDEGEHRPDRTGTGTKSLFAPPQLRFDLSNDTFPLLTTKKVFSKGIIHELLWFVAGSTDAKILSEKGVKIWEGNGSREFLDKLGLTHRREGDLGPVYGFQWRHFGAEYKDCDSDYSGQGFDQLQDVIKKLKTNPYDRRIIMSAWNPPDFAKMALPPCHVFCQFYVNFPTSQPDSNNPKQAKTAKPKLSCLLYQRSCDMGLGVPFNIASYALLTKMIAHVVDMDCGEFIHTLGDAHVYLDHIDALKEQFERIPKQFPKLVIKEERKAEIKSIDDFKFEDFEIIGYEPYPPIKMKMSV from the coding sequence ATGACTGTTTCTCCTAACATTGCAGAACAAGCATATCTTGATTTatgtaaaaaaattattgatgaaggTGAACATCGTCCTGATAGAACTGGTACAGGTACAAAATCACTCTTTGCTCCACCACAGTTaagatttgatttatcaaatgataCCTTTCCTTTATTAACCACTAAAAAGGTTTTTTCAAAAGGGATTATTCATGAATTATTATGGTTTGTTGCTGGGTCTACTGATGCTAAAATATTAAGCGAAAAGGGAGTGAAAATCTGGGAAGGCAATGGATCTCGTGAGTTTTTAGACAAATTAGGATTGACTCATCGTCGTGAAGGGGATTTGGGACCAGTTTATGGTTTCCAATGGAGACATTTTGGTGCAGAATATAAAGATTGTGATTCTGATTATAGTGGCCAAGGATTTGATCAGTTACAAGAtgttattaaaaaattgaaaacaaatcCTTATGATAGAAGAATTATCATGTCTGCTTGGAATCCACCAGATTTTGCTAAAATGGCATTACCTCCATGTCATGTattttgtcaattttaTGTGAACTTCCCTACATCTCAACCAGACTCAAATAATCCCAAACAAGCTAAAACCGCCAAACCAAAATTATCTTGTTTATTGTATCAAAGATCTTGTGATATGGGGTTAGGTGTACCATTTAATATTGCATCCTACGCGTTGTTAACTAAGATGATTGCACATGTGGTGGATATGGACTGTGGCGAATTCATTCATACTTTAGGTGATGCACATGTCTATTTGGATCATATAGATGCCTTGAAGGaacaatttgaaagaattcCAAAACAATTTCCTAAATTGGTTATCAAAGAGGAAAGAAAAGCAGAAATTAAATCCATTGATGACTTTAAATTTGAGGATTTCGAAATAATTGGATACGAACCATATCCACctataaaaatgaaaatgagtGTGTGA
- a CDS encoding DASH complex subunit DAD2 homologue, putative (Similar to S. cerevisiae DAD2), translating to MSKTNTAIYQKITEKRANLERFREFKELTDDLVLQLESIGDKLETMNGGTASVALILANWKSVVQSISLASLALMKESNDNNKEAFPEPLVRVRVGQANDENQEEEEDDEEDEDEDVRENEEIEESMQ from the coding sequence ATGCTGAAGACAAATACTGCTATATACCAAAAGATTACTGAGAAAAGAGCAAACTTGGAACGATTTAGAgaatttaaagaattgaCGGATGATTTGGTTTTACAACTAGAGTCTATAGGTGACAAATTAGAGACAATGAATGGAGGAACTGCAAGTGTAGCATTAATTTTAGCAAATTGGAAAAGTGTGGTGCAATCTATTTCATTAGCATCTTTAGCTTTAATGAAAGAatctaatgataataacaaaGAGGCTTTCCCTGAACCATTAGTGAGAGTTCGTGTTGGACAAgcaaatgatgaaaatcaagaagaagaagaagatgatgaagaagatgaagatgaagatgttagagaaaatgaagaaattgaagagTCCATGcaataa